In a single window of the Gemmatimonadota bacterium genome:
- a CDS encoding ABC transporter permease, with product MIKNYLTVAIRNIARNKTFSTINIVGLAIGLASCILILLFVQRGFRVNRSHEKADRIYRVIQETHREDKTLSWSSGTPGALGPALKSEFSEVQEGVRILRRASILEGNGKTFTQTVSLVDKSLFDVFTFPFLKGDRQTALRDPKSIVLTESTAKQFFDNADPMGQIITIYNRQFRGDYLVTGILKDLPRETTLRFDVLVIDPNRSASTRRYWEEWAQTDNIRPVENYILLPESYDPKILERKLHDFALRHLEPEEAKITTYHLQPFVRIYLYSYTDYGVWWDGIGTIYSLSAIAAFVLLLACINFANLSTARSAERAKEVGLRKVVGAHRLQLICQFLGEALLMASAALLVALGLVELLMPSFNDLIRDEIKLTSESFINLLPSLICITLLTGLLAGSYPAFFLSTYQPVETLKRIFKTGGSGAWLRKGLVVFQFSISVFLIISTFAVHNQITFMLNQNLGFDPTRIILLPIFRQNQEMVKHEDRLSNQYEQIKAAFHQNPNIQKATAFRLVPIINGPISGGIPRRIRPEGLQEEQQIPINEVDETFFDTFGIELVIGRTFSPGRARHFTAEFIINETTAKQFGWKNPIGKQIEWVGSGSGTVVGMVKDYHFSSLKKNIGPQIFAKRTSLFTQIGLKIREGDLTQTLHFLEEIWKQFVPTQTFEYALLEENINRVYWDEQRWMKISGISSVLTILIASLGLFGLASFTAQQRIKEIGIRKVLGASVSNLVIRSSKEFAILVGIANLIAWPIAYYAMNRWLQDFAYRIDLGIWAFVLSGFLAFFIALTTVSYQAYKVARTNPVDALRYE from the coding sequence ATGATCAAAAATTATCTGACCGTTGCGATCCGCAACATCGCCAGAAACAAAACATTCTCTACCATCAACATTGTTGGGCTGGCTATTGGCTTGGCCAGTTGTATTCTCATTCTGTTATTTGTGCAACGCGGGTTTCGCGTGAATCGATCTCACGAAAAAGCAGATCGTATTTACAGGGTTATTCAGGAGACGCATAGAGAAGACAAAACGCTTTCCTGGAGTTCCGGCACGCCTGGTGCGCTTGGTCCAGCTTTAAAATCAGAATTTTCTGAGGTTCAAGAAGGCGTTCGAATTCTGAGACGCGCATCTATTTTAGAAGGCAATGGCAAGACATTTACACAAACCGTTTCTCTTGTGGACAAGAGCCTGTTTGACGTTTTCACTTTTCCCTTTCTCAAAGGCGATCGACAAACCGCTTTGCGAGATCCTAAAAGTATTGTACTCACAGAAAGCACTGCGAAACAATTCTTCGACAACGCCGATCCGATGGGGCAAATCATCACGATTTATAACAGACAATTTCGGGGTGATTATTTGGTGACCGGGATATTGAAAGACCTTCCCCGCGAAACCACGCTAAGGTTCGACGTGCTGGTGATAGACCCAAATCGCTCTGCCTCTACCCGAAGGTATTGGGAAGAATGGGCGCAGACAGATAATATTCGGCCCGTAGAAAATTATATTTTACTTCCTGAAAGTTATGATCCTAAAATTTTGGAAAGAAAGCTACACGACTTTGCTTTACGCCACCTTGAGCCAGAAGAGGCAAAAATTACAACATATCATCTTCAACCATTCGTACGTATATATCTCTATTCTTATACTGACTATGGCGTGTGGTGGGATGGTATTGGCACGATTTACTCGCTTTCAGCGATTGCTGCTTTTGTGCTCCTTCTGGCCTGCATTAACTTCGCCAACTTATCCACTGCGCGATCTGCCGAGCGCGCCAAAGAAGTCGGACTGCGCAAAGTGGTAGGTGCTCATCGGTTACAACTCATATGCCAATTTCTTGGCGAAGCCCTCTTAATGGCAAGTGCTGCCCTGCTTGTTGCCCTTGGGCTGGTAGAATTGTTAATGCCCTCCTTTAATGACCTGATCCGAGACGAAATAAAATTGACATCAGAGTCCTTTATAAATTTGCTCCCGAGTTTGATCTGCATCACGCTTTTAACTGGCTTACTGGCGGGCAGTTATCCAGCCTTTTTCCTGTCAACCTATCAACCTGTCGAAACCTTGAAAAGGATCTTCAAAACTGGCGGCAGCGGTGCCTGGCTGCGCAAAGGACTGGTGGTTTTTCAGTTCTCCATCTCAGTTTTCCTGATCATTAGTACTTTCGCCGTGCATAATCAGATCACGTTCATGCTTAACCAGAACCTGGGGTTCGACCCCACGCGTATTATCTTACTGCCCATATTTAGGCAAAATCAGGAAATGGTTAAACATGAAGATCGATTGTCCAATCAATATGAACAAATCAAAGCGGCTTTCCATCAAAATCCCAATATTCAAAAGGCCACAGCTTTCCGGCTCGTACCAATAATTAATGGTCCCATTAGTGGCGGCATTCCCCGTCGCATTCGCCCGGAAGGATTGCAGGAAGAACAACAGATTCCCATCAACGAAGTTGATGAAACCTTTTTCGATACTTTTGGCATCGAACTGGTCATTGGCCGTACTTTTTCACCTGGACGAGCAAGACATTTTACTGCTGAATTCATAATCAATGAAACCACTGCCAAACAATTTGGGTGGAAAAATCCTATTGGCAAACAAATCGAATGGGTAGGTTCTGGCTCGGGTACAGTAGTTGGCATGGTTAAAGATTACCACTTCAGTTCACTAAAGAAAAATATCGGGCCACAGATTTTTGCCAAGCGTACCTCCTTATTTACCCAAATAGGCCTGAAAATAAGAGAAGGTGATCTTACTCAAACACTCCATTTTCTTGAAGAAATCTGGAAACAATTTGTACCTACTCAAACATTTGAATACGCGCTGTTAGAAGAAAATATTAACCGTGTCTATTGGGATGAACAACGATGGATGAAAATTTCAGGCATTTCATCTGTATTGACCATACTCATCGCCAGCCTCGGACTATTCGGCCTCGCCTCCTTCACCGCACAACAACGCATCAAAGAAATCGGCATCCGAAAAGTATTGGGCGCATCCGTTTCCAATCTCGTAATCAGGTCGTCAAAAGAGTTCGCCATACTTGTCGGCATTGCAAATCTCATTGCCTGGCCAATTGCCTATTACGCGATGAACAGGTGGCTGCAGGACTTCGCCTATCGCATTGATCTGGGTATATGGGCATTTGTATTGAGTGGTTTTCTGGCATTTTTCATCGCATTGACCACAGTGAGTTATCAAGCCTATAAAGTCGCTCGCACCAATCCCGTGGATGCTCTGCGATATGAGTAA
- a CDS encoding ABC transporter permease gives MIKNYLTVAIRNLMRHKLYTSINVLGLAIGLACGILILLYIQQEFAVNRSHTLGDRIYKVIREQRGNTKTTYGIGTSGTLGPALEETFPEVETTVRIWWGGVSAQYGERKGRYSFALTDDNFLNVFDFPLIKGDLETAFRTPYSVVITDDMAQHLFGDTDPMGKTFSIDDNSFPGEYTVTGIVKEPHHSPELYFQILATTIPPVEETQRAWTMWRPLLSWRPVNTYVLLKAGQNAETLQAKMQSLIKQYMGDEVAAKNAYHLQPLYRVYLYGKSDFDPAADSPIQQIYMLAAIGLIVVVIACVNFTNLATARAVTRNREVGVRKVVGAHRPQLMVQFLSESLLLTSAALLIALVLVELFLPLFNQFVYSDLHLDTATIMTCAPAVLAFTLLVGLLAGWYPAFFLSSFRPITALKSSASSSSGSAWLKKGLVIFQFGMSILLVICTLVVYQQLLFIDTKDMGFARDHIVSLPIFAHDREHELDPQMRLSARHQMVKQVFLEHPNILSASALRYDISGYGGRPRLIWPDRDRTKERTIRMNEVDDSFFETFDIPVLRGRAFSAAVASDTSQAIILNETAVRLLGWEDDPIGKQIEWQALTNPTLTVIGVVKDYHSLTLREEIAPMGFVARWKLFSSLALRIRPENTAQTLSFLETQWKRFVPEEPFECHFLDEIIRWYYFDEQLTGKMLGVFSLLAIFVACLGLFGLAAFMVQSRTKEIGVRKVLGASTPHLVMLLSREFMLLILLANLIAWPIAYYLMRDWLSGFAYQTDLNALPFVASAIMALIIAFGTVSMQAIRAARSNPIDALRYE, from the coding sequence ATGATCAAAAATTATCTGACCGTTGCGATCCGCAATTTGATGCGACACAAATTGTACACATCTATCAATGTATTGGGACTTGCTATCGGATTGGCGTGTGGCATTCTGATCCTGTTGTACATCCAGCAGGAATTTGCAGTAAATCGTTCTCACACCCTGGGCGACCGCATTTACAAAGTAATTCGAGAACAACGCGGCAACACAAAAACAACTTATGGCATCGGTACATCAGGTACACTCGGTCCTGCGCTGGAAGAAACATTTCCCGAAGTAGAAACAACCGTGCGTATCTGGTGGGGGGGCGTATCTGCACAATACGGCGAGCGCAAGGGTCGATACTCCTTTGCACTGACAGATGACAACTTTCTGAATGTATTTGATTTTCCCCTCATAAAAGGTGACTTAGAAACCGCGTTTCGCACGCCCTACTCTGTGGTCATTACCGACGACATGGCGCAACACTTGTTTGGCGATACGGACCCAATGGGCAAAACATTTTCAATCGACGACAACAGTTTCCCTGGCGAGTACACAGTCACCGGCATTGTAAAGGAGCCTCATCACTCACCAGAACTTTATTTTCAAATACTCGCAACCACAATACCCCCTGTAGAAGAGACGCAACGGGCGTGGACAATGTGGCGGCCTTTGCTATCGTGGCGTCCGGTAAACACCTATGTGCTATTAAAAGCAGGACAAAACGCAGAAACTCTCCAGGCGAAAATGCAGTCGTTGATCAAACAGTATATGGGGGATGAAGTTGCAGCAAAAAACGCCTACCATCTACAGCCTCTGTACCGCGTGTACCTGTATGGCAAATCCGATTTTGACCCGGCTGCCGACAGCCCCATACAACAAATTTACATGCTGGCGGCCATCGGGCTGATCGTAGTGGTCATTGCATGCGTGAACTTTACAAATCTGGCAACTGCACGCGCTGTCACCCGCAATCGCGAAGTCGGCGTGCGAAAAGTGGTTGGCGCGCATCGCCCACAACTGATGGTCCAGTTTTTGAGCGAATCCCTGCTTTTAACCTCCGCCGCCCTGCTGATTGCCCTTGTACTGGTTGAGTTATTCCTACCCTTATTCAACCAATTTGTGTACAGCGATTTGCACCTCGATACAGCTACAATAATGACCTGTGCGCCAGCGGTACTGGCATTCACATTGTTGGTCGGACTGCTGGCGGGATGGTATCCGGCATTTTTCCTCTCATCCTTTCGCCCGATCACCGCGTTAAAAAGTAGCGCGTCTTCCTCCTCGGGTTCTGCGTGGTTGAAGAAAGGACTCGTGATTTTTCAATTTGGCATGTCCATCTTACTGGTGATCTGCACCCTGGTGGTTTATCAGCAACTGCTGTTTATAGACACCAAAGACATGGGTTTTGCGCGTGACCACATTGTGAGTTTACCCATCTTTGCTCACGACCGTGAGCATGAACTCGACCCACAAATGCGCCTTTCGGCACGCCACCAGATGGTCAAACAGGTCTTTCTCGAACATCCCAATATCCTCAGCGCGTCGGCACTGCGATACGACATCTCGGGATACGGCGGACGACCACGACTAATCTGGCCCGATAGAGACCGCACAAAAGAACGGACAATTCGCATGAACGAAGTCGATGATTCGTTCTTTGAAACATTTGACATTCCCGTGCTTCGCGGTCGCGCCTTTTCAGCCGCTGTTGCCAGCGATACCTCTCAGGCGATTATCTTGAATGAAACAGCCGTGCGCCTGCTCGGCTGGGAAGATGATCCGATTGGCAAACAGATCGAGTGGCAGGCATTGACAAATCCAACTCTGACCGTAATTGGCGTTGTAAAAGACTATCACAGCTTGACGCTGCGAGAAGAAATAGCCCCCATGGGATTTGTAGCCCGCTGGAAACTATTTTCTTCGCTGGCCTTGCGCATCCGACCGGAAAACACCGCGCAAACCCTGTCCTTTCTCGAAACCCAGTGGAAACGCTTTGTGCCAGAGGAACCTTTTGAATGTCACTTTTTAGATGAAATCATACGGTGGTACTATTTTGACGAACAACTCACCGGCAAAATGCTCGGAGTATTTTCACTGCTGGCAATTTTTGTAGCCTGTTTGGGACTGTTTGGACTCGCCGCATTCATGGTTCAATCGCGCACCAAAGAAATTGGCGTGCGGAAGGTCCTGGGCGCATCCACACCGCATCTGGTCATGCTACTCTCCCGCGAATTTATGTTGCTCATCCTGCTCGCCAACCTCATCGCCTGGCCAATTGCCTACTACCTGATGCGCGACTGGCTCTCTGGATTTGCCTATCAGACAGACCTGAATGCATTGCCATTTGTCGCAAGTGCGATAATGGCATTGATCATCGCCTTTGGCACCGTGAGCATGCAGGCCATTCGCGCAGCGCGATCCAATCCAATTGACGCCTTGAGATATGAATGA
- a CDS encoding PIN domain-containing protein, giving the protein MKGILKLVILDTNIVSYIFNKDTRALYYQSQIRGRRVLISFQTLEELWYGAYTKGWGDRRKNELAHHLEQYEVIWPGPELVTTCARLRSERKSAGREMRESDAWIAATAIMLGCALASHDHDFSDISDLELIQAPAPQPDQSQE; this is encoded by the coding sequence GTGAAAGGAATCCTGAAATTGGTAATCCTGGACACCAATATCGTTTCATACATCTTCAATAAAGATACCAGAGCACTGTACTACCAGAGCCAAATTCGAGGCCGTCGCGTGCTCATCTCATTCCAGACACTGGAAGAGCTTTGGTACGGAGCTTACACAAAAGGTTGGGGGGACAGACGAAAGAACGAACTCGCGCATCATCTCGAACAATACGAGGTTATTTGGCCCGGCCCTGAATTGGTGACCACATGTGCCCGCTTGCGTAGCGAACGCAAGTCTGCGGGGCGAGAAATGCGGGAATCAGACGCATGGATCGCTGCAACCGCGATTATGCTGGGTTGCGCCCTTGCATCCCACGACCACGACTTCTCCGACATTTCCGACCTGGAACTCATCCAGGCACCAGCACCACAACCAGATCAGTCACAGGAATAA
- a CDS encoding metallophosphoesterase family protein: MRIAIISDIHGNAVALEAVLNDLKTESVDHIVCLGDTVSDGPQPCEVIAQLKSLNGPVVMGNMDVWCLDPRPGRGKSENARRGNEVRFWDVRKLSPDDLDYMRTFQAMVEIPLDATNNLLCYHGSPRSNEDGIASHTPDEEMERLLSGYHAMVLAGGHTHTQMVRYYADCTIVNPGSVGAPVPAQDRIRRVLRGPLDNSDDRGYPPWAEYGVIAWENRSLRIELRRVLIDISLLVKKTRASGMPHADWWIQNRYPGVVSEV, translated from the coding sequence ATGCGAATCGCCATCATCTCTGATATTCATGGAAATGCAGTGGCTCTGGAAGCTGTTTTGAACGATCTCAAAACAGAATCCGTTGATCACATTGTTTGTCTGGGTGATACCGTCTCTGATGGTCCCCAACCATGTGAGGTTATTGCTCAGTTGAAATCTCTGAATGGCCCTGTTGTTATGGGGAATATGGATGTGTGGTGTCTTGATCCACGTCCTGGCAGGGGAAAGAGCGAGAACGCCAGGCGAGGAAATGAAGTTCGATTCTGGGATGTCCGTAAGCTGTCACCTGACGATCTCGACTACATGCGGACGTTCCAGGCAATGGTCGAGATACCTCTGGATGCGACTAACAATCTTCTTTGCTATCACGGTTCTCCACGATCTAATGAAGATGGAATCGCTTCTCACACGCCAGATGAAGAGATGGAACGCCTGCTGTCTGGGTATCACGCGATGGTGTTGGCTGGGGGACATACGCATACACAGATGGTTCGTTATTATGCAGATTGCACGATCGTTAATCCCGGAAGTGTTGGTGCGCCTGTTCCCGCACAGGATCGAATACGCCGGGTTCTTCGAGGTCCATTGGATAATTCGGACGATAGGGGATATCCTCCCTGGGCAGAATATGGCGTTATTGCCTGGGAGAATAGGAGCCTTCGGATCGAGTTACGCCGCGTGCTGATAGATATTAGTTTGCTGGTGAAAAAGACGCGCGCGAGCGGGATGCCACACGCGGATTGGTGGATTCAAAATCGGTATCCCGGTGTGGTTTCCGAGGTGTAG
- a CDS encoding histidine phosphatase family protein, which yields MPKGCGFYGLFDKGISQIENASKFLSTEDPQIIISSPMSRALQSAAILSRILDLPLRVEFDLHEWICGWRDSMALVGETEAEMHELGGEWPSGETRDWEPMSSVRGRVGRVLERYQTFQRVVVVCHETVILSLTGKKMGFAEFVKLEK from the coding sequence ATGCCTAAAGGCTGTGGGTTTTACGGGCTATTTGATAAGGGGATCAGCCAGATTGAGAATGCTTCAAAATTCCTGTCAACCGAAGATCCTCAGATTATTATCTCGTCTCCAATGTCACGGGCGCTCCAATCGGCTGCTATACTCAGCCGAATACTCGATCTTCCGCTTCGAGTCGAGTTTGATCTGCACGAATGGATTTGCGGATGGCGCGATTCGATGGCGCTTGTGGGAGAAACAGAGGCAGAAATGCATGAGTTGGGAGGTGAGTGGCCTTCAGGAGAGACGAGAGATTGGGAGCCAATGTCCAGTGTGCGTGGTCGTGTTGGTCGGGTATTGGAACGATACCAGACCTTCCAGCGTGTTGTTGTTGTGTGTCATGAAACGGTCATTCTTTCGCTGACTGGAAAGAAGATGGGGTTTGCTGAATTTGTAAAGTTAGAAAAGTAA
- a CDS encoding ABC transporter permease, whose amino-acid sequence MFGEISLLSSYLKTALRNLARHRIYSAINIIGIAIGLAFCILTFLFVHNEWTYDTFHKNADRIYRVSGTTPEPLGPAIAEAFPDMQTVRFSSSGGKIGTEDRAFRATLGFVDPNFLDIFSFPVIHGDPAQALQDKYSVIITEKIAQKYFNNANPVGEQLPIQYFGKEIQNYTITGIVKNVPKNSTLQFDILLPFEPNPMMRAPSRWNVYYLDTYMMLPPNVSPNSVEQQFPRLTKIWWGDEKELKLLPITQMHFAQNLGVRNSSNPVYSYILSGIAILVLFIACINFITLTLGRQATRAREVGLRKVVGAGRMQIAKQFIGESLLLITIALIAGIAIAELALPTFNTLAGKSLSMSDGLNTTTLAFLILLVSLVGITAGGYPAFILSRLQPTQIITSRLQIKTGNRFGKILVIFQFALSIFFIITTLMMAQQLTFLRTKPLGYQTEHVVAIQTQALQREGKTLPTVFRDALLSHPSVISTTWLGHRLNNNMSSRSGVTYEGSPTQYVERISIDYDLFKTLDMKLVSGREYDRDFPTDAKEAILVNEALVQKLGIEDPVGKTIEHGRDKTIIGVVRDFHFRSLHHKIEPAILPLSTSHWSLWVRIHPENVPGTIAFTKEKWAEVAPNQTFRFSFIDEDLDKQYKKEERWNLMIQYATGFAIFIAALGAFGLAALAVARRTKEIGIRKVLGASQTQILSLLSREFVLYIALSSLIAFPIAYYATNQWLQTFAYRTELGIDAFLLGSIVMFLVVLTTVTSQTLKAARANPADALRDE is encoded by the coding sequence ATGTTCGGTGAAATATCTCTACTCAGCAGCTATCTGAAAACGGCGCTCCGCAACCTCGCCAGGCACCGCATCTACTCGGCCATCAACATCATCGGCATTGCCATCGGCCTCGCATTCTGCATCCTCACCTTTCTCTTTGTCCACAACGAATGGACCTACGACACCTTTCACAAAAACGCCGACCGTATCTACCGGGTTTCTGGTACGACACCAGAACCCCTCGGACCTGCAATAGCAGAAGCATTCCCAGACATGCAGACCGTTCGTTTCAGCAGTAGTGGGGGAAAAATTGGTACAGAAGACCGCGCTTTTCGAGCAACTTTGGGTTTTGTCGATCCCAACTTCCTCGACATTTTTTCTTTTCCAGTCATTCACGGAGATCCCGCTCAAGCACTCCAGGACAAGTATTCTGTAATCATAACAGAAAAAATCGCGCAGAAATATTTCAACAACGCCAACCCCGTCGGGGAACAGCTTCCCATTCAGTACTTCGGGAAAGAAATTCAAAACTACACCATCACGGGCATTGTAAAAAACGTGCCCAAAAACTCCACACTTCAATTTGACATACTACTGCCATTTGAACCAAATCCCATGATGCGTGCCCCAAGCCGATGGAATGTATATTACCTGGATACGTATATGATGCTCCCTCCAAATGTATCCCCAAATAGTGTCGAACAGCAATTTCCCAGATTGACCAAGATCTGGTGGGGCGACGAGAAAGAACTCAAACTCCTGCCGATCACCCAAATGCATTTTGCTCAAAACCTGGGGGTGCGTAACAGCAGTAATCCCGTTTATTCATACATCCTATCGGGCATTGCTATCCTCGTGCTATTTATCGCCTGTATCAACTTCATCACCCTGACCCTCGGACGTCAGGCAACGCGAGCGCGAGAAGTCGGCTTGCGAAAAGTCGTCGGCGCAGGACGCATGCAGATTGCAAAACAATTTATCGGCGAATCGCTCTTACTCATCACCATCGCGCTCATCGCTGGCATTGCCATCGCAGAACTCGCCTTGCCAACATTCAACACTCTGGCCGGAAAATCCCTATCCATGAGCGACGGCCTCAACACCACAACACTCGCCTTTCTCATTCTCCTCGTCAGCCTCGTCGGCATCACAGCAGGGGGTTATCCCGCTTTTATCTTATCCCGATTGCAGCCGACCCAAATCATAACAAGCCGATTGCAAATCAAAACGGGCAATCGTTTCGGCAAGATATTAGTCATCTTTCAGTTTGCCCTATCCATATTCTTCATCATCACCACCTTAATGATGGCCCAACAACTCACATTCTTGAGAACCAAACCCCTGGGGTATCAAACCGAACACGTTGTCGCTATTCAGACTCAGGCACTGCAAAGAGAAGGCAAAACCCTGCCAACCGTTTTTCGGGATGCCCTGCTATCACATCCCTCAGTCATAAGCACGACCTGGCTTGGTCATAGATTAAACAACAACATGAGCTCCCGGTCTGGTGTAACTTATGAAGGGAGTCCTACGCAATACGTTGAACGCATCTCGATTGATTACGATTTGTTCAAAACGCTCGACATGAAACTCGTTTCAGGTCGAGAATACGACAGAGACTTTCCAACCGATGCCAAAGAAGCAATCCTTGTCAACGAAGCACTCGTCCAAAAACTCGGTATAGAAGACCCTGTTGGCAAAACAATCGAACATGGACGAGACAAGACCATCATCGGTGTTGTCCGCGATTTCCACTTTCGCTCCCTGCATCACAAAATCGAACCCGCCATTCTGCCCCTCTCTACAAGTCATTGGTCCTTGTGGGTTCGCATTCACCCCGAAAACGTGCCGGGCACCATCGCTTTTACAAAAGAAAAATGGGCAGAAGTTGCCCCCAATCAGACATTCAGATTTTCATTTATCGATGAAGATCTGGACAAACAATATAAAAAAGAAGAACGCTGGAATCTCATGATCCAATACGCCACAGGATTCGCCATCTTCATCGCTGCACTCGGCGCATTCGGACTGGCTGCATTAGCTGTCGCACGACGCACCAAAGAAATCGGCATTCGCAAAGTATTGGGCGCATCCCAAACCCAGATTTTATCCCTGCTCTCAAGAGAATTTGTCCTCTACATCGCCCTATCAAGCCTCATCGCATTCCCTATCGCCTATTACGCGACCAATCAATGGTTACAAACCTTCGCCTACCGCACTGAATTGGGTATTGACGCATTCTTACTCGGCAGCATAGTCATGTTCCTCGTCGTACTCACAACCGTCACCTCTCAAACCCTCAAAGCCGCACGCGCAAACCCGGCGGATGCCCTGCGAGATGAATAG
- a CDS encoding DUF2283 domain-containing protein: MKLHVDKEADALYLRLDDSAIVESEEVSLGMVLDYNASNEVVGVSMNQFAIYAFAREIAELETTAFFQNQYAGKNKQEILEAFDAVMSKQILAQTPPDWDQLDG, from the coding sequence ATGAAACTACATGTCGATAAGGAAGCCGACGCGCTCTATCTGCGCCTTGACGACTCTGCTATCGTTGAATCAGAAGAGGTTTCGCTGGGTATGGTGCTTGATTACAATGCATCAAATGAAGTAGTAGGTGTATCTATGAATCAGTTTGCGATTTATGCTTTTGCACGTGAAATTGCCGAACTCGAAACCACAGCCTTTTTTCAAAATCAATATGCGGGCAAAAACAAACAAGAAATTCTGGAGGCATTTGACGCTGTTATGAGCAAACAAATCCTCGCCCAAACACCTCCTGATTGGGACCAATTGGATGGATGA